A stretch of Haemophilus influenzae DNA encodes these proteins:
- a CDS encoding DUF2570 family protein has protein sequence MFSRFETAIKLTALCLILGLCGWTWFQSQKISSLKAENQAQAQTIQQQEDANKALAITLQQERDAVIEQQERNNEIERIATENAESVKTIIKTQPCAHTRLPQSVLDRLYK, from the coding sequence ATGTTTAGCCGATTTGAAACTGCCATAAAATTGACCGCACTTTGTTTGATTTTGGGCTTGTGTGGTTGGACTTGGTTTCAATCTCAGAAGATAAGTAGTTTAAAAGCCGAGAACCAAGCTCAAGCCCAAACTATCCAGCAGCAAGAAGATGCGAACAAGGCATTGGCTATTACGCTACAACAAGAGCGTGATGCAGTTATTGAGCAACAAGAGCGTAATAATGAGATAGAAAGGATAGCAACAGAAAATGCTGAATCAGTTAAAACAATCATTAAGACTCAACCTTGCGCTCACACTCGTTTGCCTCAGTCTGTTCTTGACCGCTTGTACAAATAA
- the lysC gene encoding Rz1-like lysis system protein LysC produces the protein MLNQLKQSLRLNLALTLVCLSLFLTACTNKITTKAEYIYPPQAYTVPCVKTAFTGETYGDVVIQLVKVTAERDKCASQVDNLNKWINQTKTAN, from the coding sequence ATGCTGAATCAGTTAAAACAATCATTAAGACTCAACCTTGCGCTCACACTCGTTTGCCTCAGTCTGTTCTTGACCGCTTGTACAAATAAAATCACGACTAAAGCAGAATATATTTATCCGCCTCAAGCCTATACTGTACCTTGTGTCAAAACAGCATTTACTGGGGAAACATACGGCGATGTAGTCATACAGTTAGTTAAGGTAACCGCAGAGCGAGATAAGTGTGCAAGCCAAGTAGATAATCTTAATAAGTGGATTAACCAAACCAAGACCGCCAATTAA
- a CDS encoding DUF1441 family protein, with protein MDNLYDLKLNINQIAELVGMHRQTVSQRLAGLTPAIGSNSKLKLYALSDLIKIGLAEKMTADVDSLSPVERRAFWQAENERLKYERDTGELVPSFEVAQEMGFLAKAVVQSLDTLPDILERDCALTPAQLTRVIQVIDDVKSQMSLHIQAGDNKSEE; from the coding sequence ATGGATAATTTATACGACTTAAAACTCAATATAAATCAGATCGCCGAACTGGTCGGAATGCATCGGCAAACCGTGTCACAAAGGCTTGCAGGACTAACGCCAGCTATTGGCAGTAATTCCAAATTAAAGCTCTATGCACTATCTGATTTAATCAAAATCGGACTTGCCGAAAAAATGACGGCGGATGTTGATAGCTTGTCACCTGTTGAGAGACGAGCATTTTGGCAAGCGGAAAACGAAAGACTAAAATACGAGCGAGATACAGGCGAACTGGTGCCATCATTTGAAGTTGCTCAAGAGATGGGATTTTTGGCTAAAGCTGTTGTGCAATCACTTGATACATTGCCAGATATTTTAGAGCGTGATTGTGCGTTAACTCCAGCACAATTAACTCGTGTAATACAGGTGATTGATGACGTTAAATCGCAAATGTCATTACATATACAGGCTGGCGATAATAAATCAGAGGAGTAG
- a CDS encoding phage terminase large subunit family protein, with the protein MFASAKDIRRDIANLLKPPRRMKVSEAVAEYMRVPVGGGNSVKWDKDTAAYMLDPMDCLNSREYDAVIFVGPARTGKTIGLIDGWITYAIICDPSDFLLVQLTQEKASEHSRKRLDRTFRCSPEIAKRLSPRKNDNNVHDKYFRAGNLLKIGWPSINVLSSSDYKYVALTDYDRWPDDVDGEGDGFSLASKRTTTFMSAGMTLVESSPGKDIVDIKHHPKTTHEAPPTTGILSLYNRGDRRRFYWQYPHCKEWFEPSMANMVGYRDDTDYVKASENARLQCPHCQSLVDPDKKRALNIGGKWLKEGQTIDKDGVIHGEGRNSRIASFWLEGPAAAYQTWAQLTYKLLTAEHEFEMTGSEETLKAVTNTDWGLPYLPRSALEQRRSDELMERREDTEKRTVPYGCRFLLAAVDVQGGRNRRFVVQIVGYGENSERWLIDRYNIKSSMRSNSDGESLPIDPSAYPEDWDLLISDVLNKQYRIEGLDGGVMPILAMAVDSGGEDGVTDNAYKFWRRCKRDGISKQVYLVKGDSTKRQKLISRTYPDNTSRSDRHAKARGDVPLYLLQTDQLKDRISNALSRETIGANYIHFPSWLGEWFFDELTYEERGQDGKWRKPGKGNNEAFDLFCYAHAIAILRGYERIKWGDEDNVPYWAKLPSVNPNVIRKESSAPEEAESAVEIEQVKPKPQPKPKQKNSWLSGGDKKSGGWL; encoded by the coding sequence ATGTTTGCATCAGCTAAAGATATTAGGCGAGATATTGCAAATCTACTTAAACCGCCTCGCCGAATGAAAGTGTCGGAAGCCGTAGCGGAATATATGCGCGTGCCTGTTGGTGGGGGTAACTCTGTTAAATGGGATAAAGATACTGCTGCATATATGTTAGATCCGATGGACTGCCTAAACTCTCGTGAGTATGACGCAGTTATTTTTGTTGGACCAGCTCGTACTGGTAAAACAATCGGATTGATTGATGGCTGGATAACCTATGCGATTATTTGCGATCCGTCAGATTTCCTCTTGGTGCAACTTACACAAGAGAAAGCCAGTGAGCATAGTCGTAAACGTTTAGACCGCACTTTTAGATGCTCGCCTGAGATTGCAAAAAGATTAAGCCCGCGTAAAAACGATAACAATGTCCACGATAAATATTTTAGGGCAGGTAATCTATTAAAAATTGGCTGGCCGTCAATCAACGTATTGTCATCATCAGATTATAAATACGTTGCATTAACAGACTATGACCGATGGCCCGATGATGTGGACGGCGAGGGTGACGGATTTAGTTTAGCGTCCAAACGGACGACTACATTTATGAGTGCCGGTATGACACTTGTAGAGAGTTCGCCAGGAAAGGATATTGTTGATATAAAACATCATCCAAAAACTACTCACGAGGCACCGCCAACAACAGGTATTTTGTCACTATATAACCGTGGCGATAGACGCAGATTCTATTGGCAATATCCACATTGTAAAGAATGGTTTGAGCCATCAATGGCAAATATGGTCGGCTATCGAGATGATACTGATTATGTTAAGGCAAGCGAAAACGCTCGTTTACAATGCCCGCATTGTCAATCTCTCGTAGATCCTGACAAGAAACGCGCATTAAACATTGGCGGCAAATGGCTAAAAGAAGGACAAACGATAGATAAAGACGGTGTAATCCATGGCGAGGGAAGAAACTCTCGTATTGCATCATTTTGGCTGGAAGGCCCTGCCGCCGCTTATCAAACATGGGCGCAATTAACTTATAAATTACTCACTGCTGAACATGAATTTGAAATGACTGGCAGTGAAGAAACGCTAAAGGCAGTAACAAATACAGACTGGGGATTGCCTTATTTACCACGCTCCGCACTTGAGCAACGCCGAAGTGATGAGCTGATGGAGCGGCGAGAAGATACAGAAAAAAGAACGGTACCTTATGGGTGCCGTTTTTTATTGGCTGCAGTTGATGTACAGGGTGGGCGGAATCGCCGTTTTGTCGTCCAAATTGTTGGATATGGTGAAAACAGCGAACGGTGGCTCATTGATAGATACAACATTAAATCATCAATGCGGAGCAATTCCGATGGAGAAAGTCTCCCGATTGATCCGTCCGCCTACCCTGAGGATTGGGATTTACTCATCAGTGATGTGCTTAATAAGCAATATCGTATTGAGGGATTAGACGGAGGAGTCATGCCAATCCTTGCAATGGCGGTGGATAGTGGCGGTGAGGACGGTGTAACAGATAACGCCTATAAGTTTTGGCGTAGATGCAAACGAGATGGCATATCAAAACAAGTGTATCTCGTTAAAGGTGATAGTACCAAACGCCAAAAACTGATTTCTCGAACTTATCCTGATAACACCTCACGGTCAGATCGTCATGCTAAAGCACGAGGTGATGTGCCGCTATACCTACTTCAAACAGACCAACTCAAAGATCGCATTAGTAACGCACTAAGCCGTGAGACTATCGGGGCTAACTATATCCATTTTCCGTCGTGGCTTGGCGAATGGTTTTTTGATGAATTGACCTATGAGGAGCGAGGACAAGACGGTAAGTGGCGCAAACCAGGCAAAGGTAACAATGAGGCATTTGACTTATTTTGCTATGCCCATGCGATCGCTATTTTGCGTGGTTATGAGCGTATTAAGTGGGGCGATGAGGACAATGTCCCATACTGGGCGAAATTGCCAAGTGTAAACCCTAACGTGATCCGCAAAGAATCATCCGCACCAGAAGAAGCTGAAAGTGCGGTAGAAATTGAACAAGTAAAACCAAAGCCACAGCCTAAACCTAAGCAAAAAAATAGCTGGTTAAGCGGTGGTGACAAGAAATCTGGAGGATGGCTGTGA
- a CDS encoding phage portal protein, with translation MNIFEKTIAFFAPAQAAKRAKSRYVLNAYEAAMPNRTHKAKRESQGANVSTKQSAVSLREQARALDQNHDIVIGILDKMEERVIGSRGIHIEPQPMNLNGDVNETLAEQIRKKWAEWSICPEVTGQFTRPELERMLLRTWLRDGEVFIQLVRGSVAGLNHSTKIAFSLEALEPDFVPMNTLDTANLIQGVELDAWRRPKSYRVYMDNPQENNRTYGRVKSVPAENMLHLAFKKRLHQLRGVSMLHGVIIRLADLKDYEESERVAARIAAAFTMYIKKGDAALYGDNEDYSADSPERDFEIAPGAIIDDLKPGEDIGLINSNRPNVNLETFRNGQLRATAAGTRSSYSSIARDYNGTYSSQRQELVESFEGYSVLQDTFVAHISRPIYREWLKMAIVSGEIDVPVDIDPASLYNAVYSGPVMPWIDPTKEAQAWKERIKGGLATESQAVRASGSNPAEVKRRRRVEVEENRKFGLKFDTDLTNTGTTNDKTKNDSVAGGDGNERNKDE, from the coding sequence ATGAATATCTTTGAAAAAACAATAGCTTTTTTTGCCCCTGCGCAAGCGGCAAAGAGGGCGAAAAGCCGTTATGTGCTGAATGCGTATGAGGCGGCTATGCCAAACCGTACGCACAAAGCAAAACGCGAAAGCCAAGGCGCTAACGTATCGACCAAACAAAGTGCAGTCAGTTTGCGAGAACAAGCTCGAGCATTAGACCAAAATCACGATATTGTGATCGGGATTTTGGACAAGATGGAAGAACGTGTTATTGGCTCGCGAGGTATCCACATTGAACCACAGCCGATGAATTTAAACGGTGATGTGAATGAAACCTTAGCTGAACAAATCCGCAAAAAATGGGCGGAATGGTCTATCTGTCCTGAAGTGACAGGACAATTTACTCGCCCCGAACTTGAGCGGATGTTGTTACGCACGTGGCTCCGTGATGGGGAAGTGTTTATCCAACTTGTGCGAGGCAGTGTAGCTGGTCTCAATCACAGTACTAAAATCGCATTTAGCCTTGAGGCGTTAGAGCCTGATTTTGTGCCGATGAATACTCTTGATACGGCAAATTTAATTCAAGGGGTAGAGCTTGACGCATGGCGTCGTCCTAAGTCGTACCGTGTTTACATGGACAACCCCCAAGAAAATAACCGCACTTACGGGCGAGTTAAATCGGTGCCGGCAGAAAATATGTTGCACCTTGCGTTTAAAAAACGCTTGCACCAGTTGCGTGGCGTATCGATGTTGCACGGTGTAATTATCCGACTTGCTGACCTTAAAGATTATGAGGAAAGCGAGCGTGTGGCCGCACGAATTGCCGCCGCCTTTACGATGTACATCAAAAAAGGTGATGCCGCACTCTACGGAGATAATGAGGATTACAGTGCAGACAGTCCGGAGCGAGATTTTGAGATTGCTCCCGGTGCAATCATTGATGATTTAAAACCCGGTGAGGACATCGGGTTAATCAATTCTAATCGCCCAAATGTGAACCTAGAAACCTTTAGGAATGGACAATTAAGAGCAACAGCAGCGGGGACTCGCTCAAGTTACTCAAGCATTGCTCGTGACTATAACGGGACTTACTCAAGCCAGCGCCAAGAGTTGGTGGAGAGCTTTGAGGGTTACTCCGTTTTACAAGATACCTTTGTTGCGCACATCTCACGCCCGATATACAGAGAATGGCTAAAAATGGCGATTGTCAGCGGTGAAATTGATGTGCCAGTCGATATTGATCCTGCATCACTTTATAACGCTGTTTATAGTGGCCCAGTGATGCCGTGGATAGACCCGACAAAAGAGGCGCAAGCGTGGAAAGAGCGCATCAAAGGTGGATTAGCGACCGAAAGCCAAGCAGTACGAGCAAGCGGCAGCAACCCGGCAGAAGTTAAACGCAGACGTAGAGTTGAGGTTGAGGAAAACCGCAAATTTGGTCTCAAGTTTGACACTGATTTAACTAACACAGGTACGACAAATGACAAAACAAAAAATGATTCTGTCGCCGGTGGCGATGGCAACGAGCGCAACAAAGACGAATAA
- a CDS encoding ClpP-like prohead protease/major capsid protein fusion protein produces the protein MTKQKMILSPVAMATSATKTNNQSWYSIKAKANDTAEISIYDEIGFWGVSAASFAQDLKDCGNNIKQINLHIHSPGGDVFDGIAIYNLLKNHPAKVTVYIDGLAASMASVIAMAGNEVIMPENAMMMIHKPWGIQGGDAEDMRKYADLLDKVENTLIPAYASKTGKTPEELAEMLSAETWLNGKECVEQGFADKLAEPLVAMASIKSRKLEDFENMPKAMKDMLFKPQGNAGASAPQATPTPAQPAPTEPVNQAPTAPVDNTAQVQAELNKRNADIKAVFAPFGTTHNDLLVECLGDLSITADQAKDKLLAKLGAGTTPSAAVTPYADNGNIVGDSVKQSLLARAGIDKDKVNAKDNAYNAMTLRELARASLVDRGISVSSQNAMSMVGLAFTHSSSDFGQILIDVAHKSLLKGWETAAENFDQFTSRGTLTDFRAAKRVGLGDFGYLPQVGEGEEYTYGTIGDEGASVALATYGQLFSITRQAIINDDMHLLTKIPEKMGQAARATIAKLVFALLTGNAIAQDGKALFDASHKNTLTGAALDVTNIDKAIQMMNGFVNTRGEPLAIEPDFMLLPTSLYTRAKQVLGSASVEGADINSGIINPIRDIVPTVKSARLQVADPKSWYLINKEAIEVSYLDGIDTPYMEQQQGFTVDGVSTKVRIDAGVNVIDYRGIVKVTNK, from the coding sequence ATGACAAAACAAAAAATGATTCTGTCGCCGGTGGCGATGGCAACGAGCGCAACAAAGACGAATAACCAGTCTTGGTACTCAATCAAAGCCAAAGCCAACGATACGGCAGAGATCTCAATTTACGATGAGATCGGATTTTGGGGCGTATCTGCTGCGAGCTTTGCGCAGGATTTAAAAGACTGCGGAAACAACATTAAGCAGATTAACCTACACATCCACTCACCAGGTGGTGATGTTTTTGATGGGATCGCGATTTACAACTTGCTAAAAAATCACCCTGCAAAGGTGACAGTTTACATTGACGGCTTGGCGGCAAGTATGGCGAGCGTTATTGCGATGGCGGGCAATGAGGTAATCATGCCGGAAAATGCAATGATGATGATCCACAAGCCTTGGGGCATCCAAGGTGGCGATGCTGAGGATATGCGCAAGTATGCCGACTTATTAGACAAGGTCGAAAATACGCTAATCCCAGCTTATGCAAGCAAAACAGGAAAAACACCTGAAGAATTAGCAGAAATGCTATCAGCAGAAACTTGGCTCAACGGAAAAGAATGTGTTGAACAAGGATTTGCAGACAAACTAGCCGAACCACTTGTGGCGATGGCGTCTATTAAATCAAGAAAATTAGAGGACTTTGAAAATATGCCAAAAGCAATGAAAGACATGTTGTTTAAGCCACAAGGCAACGCTGGCGCATCCGCACCACAAGCAACACCAACTCCTGCACAACCAGCACCAACTGAACCGGTAAATCAAGCGCCGACAGCTCCGGTAGATAACACCGCACAAGTGCAGGCTGAATTAAATAAACGTAACGCCGACATTAAAGCGGTATTTGCACCGTTTGGTACTACGCACAATGATTTGTTAGTGGAGTGTTTAGGTGATTTATCAATTACCGCAGATCAAGCCAAAGACAAATTATTAGCAAAACTTGGTGCAGGCACAACCCCAAGTGCAGCAGTAACGCCTTATGCCGATAACGGTAACATTGTTGGTGATAGCGTGAAACAATCCTTATTGGCTCGTGCAGGTATCGACAAAGACAAAGTAAATGCTAAAGACAACGCCTACAATGCGATGACATTGCGTGAGCTTGCTCGTGCATCATTGGTTGATCGAGGTATTAGTGTATCGAGTCAAAATGCAATGAGCATGGTTGGTTTGGCATTTACTCACTCAAGCTCTGACTTTGGTCAGATCTTAATTGATGTAGCGCACAAATCCTTGCTTAAAGGTTGGGAAACCGCAGCGGAAAACTTTGATCAGTTTACATCTCGTGGCACATTAACCGACTTCCGCGCGGCGAAACGTGTTGGATTAGGTGACTTTGGTTACTTACCACAAGTCGGTGAGGGTGAGGAGTACACCTACGGCACAATCGGCGATGAGGGCGCTAGCGTTGCATTAGCGACTTACGGGCAATTATTTAGCATTACTCGTCAAGCAATCATCAATGACGATATGCACTTGTTGACAAAAATCCCTGAAAAAATGGGACAAGCTGCACGTGCGACAATCGCTAAATTAGTGTTTGCGTTATTAACCGGTAACGCGATTGCACAAGACGGCAAAGCGTTATTTGACGCATCTCACAAAAACACTTTAACCGGTGCCGCATTAGATGTAACCAATATTGATAAAGCAATTCAAATGATGAATGGATTTGTCAATACTCGTGGTGAACCATTAGCGATTGAGCCTGATTTTATGTTGTTACCAACCTCACTTTATACTCGTGCTAAACAAGTTCTAGGTTCGGCAAGTGTGGAGGGGGCTGATATCAATTCTGGCATTATCAATCCAATCCGTGACATTGTGCCGACAGTTAAATCCGCACGTTTACAAGTTGCCGATCCAAAATCTTGGTACTTAATCAACAAAGAGGCTATTGAAGTTTCTTACCTTGACGGCATTGATACGCCATACATGGAGCAACAACAAGGTTTCACTGTTGATGGCGTATCTACCAAGGTGCGCATTGATGCAGGTGTTAATGTAATTGACTACCGTGGCATTGTAAAAGTTACCAATAAGTAA
- a CDS encoding DUF2190 family protein: MAKNYMQDGNTVRFTAAAAVKSGDVVMLENLAAIAVADVEKSAVGVGLTTGVFTVKAKAADDIKQGAIVYWSATDGATTTAGSNKRLGIAWHASGVSMGTVDVKINA; the protein is encoded by the coding sequence ATGGCTAAAAACTATATGCAAGACGGAAACACCGTGCGTTTTACCGCTGCCGCTGCCGTAAAAAGCGGTGATGTAGTGATGTTAGAAAACCTTGCGGCGATTGCTGTTGCCGACGTGGAAAAATCCGCCGTTGGTGTTGGTTTGACTACCGGTGTATTTACCGTTAAAGCAAAAGCGGCTGACGACATCAAACAAGGTGCGATCGTGTACTGGTCTGCAACTGACGGAGCAACAACTACCGCAGGTAGTAACAAGCGTTTAGGTATTGCTTGGCATGCTAGTGGCGTATCGATGGGCACTGTAGATGTCAAGATCAACGCTTAG
- a CDS encoding phage tail protein — MAVKIEGMAALQANIQKLANQVAPKAAAKAINKVARSAIKNGTKNVSKEIHVPAKLIRKRTRLSQKATANRPVAKIRVDRRNLPLIRLLENPRRTMRASKGQIRIGKYQIQRGFIQTLANGRKHVMQRQGKERYSIDVVKIPLSRPLTTAFHNELKDYSSQIKVELTRELSDILKK; from the coding sequence ATGGCGGTGAAAATTGAAGGGATGGCAGCATTACAAGCTAATATCCAAAAACTGGCTAATCAAGTCGCGCCTAAAGCGGCAGCAAAAGCGATTAATAAGGTGGCGAGAAGTGCAATCAAAAATGGAACAAAAAATGTATCCAAAGAGATTCATGTGCCAGCTAAATTAATCCGTAAGCGAACTCGATTATCCCAAAAAGCAACAGCGAATCGACCAGTTGCAAAAATACGAGTTGATAGAAGAAATTTACCATTAATTCGATTATTGGAAAACCCTAGACGAACCATGCGAGCGAGTAAAGGGCAAATTAGAATAGGCAAATATCAAATACAACGCGGTTTTATTCAAACTCTAGCAAATGGTCGTAAACACGTTATGCAGCGACAAGGTAAAGAGCGGTATTCAATTGATGTTGTTAAGATTCCGTTATCTAGACCATTAACAACGGCTTTCCATAATGAGTTAAAAGATTATTCAAGTCAGATCAAAGTCGAACTGACAAGAGAGTTGAGTGACATTTTAAAAAAATAG
- the gpU gene encoding phage tail terminator protein encodes MLIHKKIRHQVSDMLKSSIKGVENIYSGRPLFIDIDQEKTAIAVFLDEISCEEVDLCHHEYTAALNIAIYLKTALGDDTLDDIADKIKERLSVAISNDELSENISEMTLISYEYEQDTTNRTWFVSNLKYQIKYED; translated from the coding sequence ATGCTAATTCATAAGAAGATTCGGCATCAAGTGTCGGATATGCTCAAAAGCAGTATAAAGGGTGTTGAGAATATTTATTCTGGGCGCCCTTTATTTATTGATATTGACCAAGAAAAAACAGCTATTGCAGTTTTTCTTGATGAGATTTCGTGCGAAGAGGTAGATCTCTGTCATCACGAATATACCGCAGCATTAAATATCGCAATTTATCTGAAAACAGCTTTAGGCGACGACACATTAGATGATATTGCAGACAAAATCAAAGAGCGATTAAGCGTAGCTATATCTAATGATGAATTATCGGAAAACATTTCCGAAATGACTCTTATTAGCTACGAATACGAGCAAGATACGACAAATCGTACTTGGTTCGTTTCTAACCTTAAATATCAAATTAAGTATGAGGACTAG
- a CDS encoding phage tail assembly protein T, with product MPERHLQEYEIFYQEQPFGLWREDYRTAQVSHLLAMINRDPKSKPPELSDFMPFYQEKMDDEDDDDGVADYLANR from the coding sequence ATGCCAGAGCGTCATCTCCAAGAATACGAAATTTTTTATCAGGAACAGCCTTTTGGATTATGGCGAGAGGATTATCGTACTGCACAAGTTTCACATTTGCTTGCTATGATAAATCGAGACCCTAAGTCTAAGCCTCCAGAGTTATCTGATTTTATGCCGTTTTACCAAGAAAAAATGGATGATGAAGATGATGATGACGGAGTGGCTGATTATTTAGCAAATCGTTAA
- a CDS encoding type II toxin-antitoxin system RelE/ParE family toxin: MKQEWEVILQDPLLNWLETLAEDDVLKIYAALELLSTEGPQLSRPYADTLQGSKYTNLKELRVQSKLSVFRLFYIFDPVRQAIVLCGGDKKGKKEKLFYKEMIALAEQTYDDYLSELTKEQENEREI, from the coding sequence ATGAAACAAGAATGGGAAGTAATTTTACAAGACCCACTTTTGAACTGGTTAGAAACGCTGGCAGAAGATGACGTATTAAAAATCTATGCGGCGTTGGAATTATTATCAACAGAAGGTCCACAATTAAGCAGACCTTATGCGGATACGCTGCAAGGCTCTAAATATACCAATTTAAAAGAATTGCGAGTACAGTCTAAATTATCGGTATTCCGTTTATTTTATATTTTCGACCCTGTCAGACAAGCGATTGTTTTATGTGGCGGAGATAAAAAAGGCAAGAAAGAAAAACTCTTTTACAAAGAGATGATTGCCCTAGCGGAACAAACCTATGATGATTACCTTTCTGAATTAACTAAGGAGCAAGAAAATGAGCGTGAAATTTAA
- a CDS encoding helix-turn-helix domain-containing protein: MSVKFKDLMNNLPAEKQAKVKAMADDMRMELQLYRIREELELSQKQMAEALSISQPSVVALEKRGNDIKLSSVKRYIEAMGGVLNLSVELPTGKTVTFNL, encoded by the coding sequence ATGAGCGTGAAATTTAAAGATCTGATGAATAATCTTCCAGCTGAAAAGCAAGCGAAAGTGAAAGCTATGGCAGACGATATGCGAATGGAGTTACAACTTTACCGTATTCGTGAAGAATTAGAGCTTTCACAAAAGCAAATGGCAGAAGCATTAAGTATTTCTCAGCCGTCAGTTGTCGCCCTTGAAAAACGTGGCAATGACATTAAATTATCATCAGTTAAACGTTACATTGAAGCAATGGGTGGTGTGTTAAATTTATCGGTTGAATTACCCACAGGAAAAACAGTTACTTTCAACTTATAG